A genomic stretch from Maniola hyperantus chromosome 22, iAphHyp1.2, whole genome shotgun sequence includes:
- the LOC117992702 gene encoding uncharacterized protein, whose amino-acid sequence MSSSSSDERQGESNVTTRLAKKARPTPPKVDDAAPIENRRFKVRVPPFSPEEPEIWFALLEGQFENYGIRDDATKFTHVLTNLDLVHAKAVKELIVNPPERHRYNKIKTELIRRLSASHEKKVKQLLTHEELGDRKPSQFLRHLQDLAGPAVPADFIKSIWSQRLPSNIQTLVASQPTLSLEQLADLADHVHDIVTPCNVAAASTSYTATSNIASEIAELKKMVERLSTRLDEHTRGPTTSDHTRGSCCSASRSRSHERRRTPPRQRDRSNSSYKRYPVCYYHHRFGAEARRCSKPCDFKKAENAMGSR is encoded by the coding sequence ATGAGCTCCAGCAGCAGCGACGAACGGCAGGGCGAGTCGAATGTAACCACGCGGTTAGCTAAGAAGGCACGCCCCACACCGCCAAAAGTGGACGACGCGGCACCGATCGAGAACCGTCGATTTAAGGTTAGAGTTCCACCTTTCTCGCCCGAGGAACCAGAAATTTGGTTCGCTCTTTTGGAGGGCCAATTCGAAAACTACGGCATACGAGACGACGCGACCAAATTCACACATGTACTTACAAATTTGGACCTCGTACATGCCAAGGCAGTCAAAGAGCTAATCGTTAACCCTCCGGAGCGCCAccgttacaataaaataaaaacggaaTTAATACGCCGTCTCTCAGCGTCCCATGAAAAAAAGGTCAAGCAGCTGCTGACCCACGAGGAGCTGGGGGACAGGAAGCCATCACAATTCCTGAGACACCTTCAGGACCTTGCAGGACCGGCTGTTCCGGCGGATTTTATTAAGAGCATTTGGAGTCAACGTTTACCTAGCAACATACAGACGTTAGTCGCCTCGCAGCCGACACTCTCACTAGAACAGCTCGCCGACTTAGCCGACCATGTGCACGACATCGTCACGCCGTGCAACGTGGCGGCGGCTTCGACGAGTTACACCGCTACGAGCAACATCGCCAGCGAGATCGCCGAGCTCAAGAAAATGGTCGAGCGCCTGTCCACCAGACTCGACGAGCACACTCGTGGACCTACGACTTCAGACCATACCCGGGGATCATGCTGTTCCGCCAGCCGTTCCAGATCACACGAGCGCCGCCGAACACCGCCGCGACAGAGGGACCGCTCCAACTCCAGCTACAAGAGATATCCGGTATGCTACTACCACCACCGGTTCGGAGCGGAGGCTCGGCGATGCTCGAAGCCGTGCGATTTTAAAAAAGCGGAAAACGCCATGGGCAGTCGCTGA